Genomic window (Melioribacteraceae bacterium):
CGGATAAACTTCAGAAGGAACTAGATAGGAAGAACGCTGAAAGAAAAGGATTTAGGATTAGAGCCCTCACCATTGGAGAATCTTTCAAGCATTTATATGAGGTTAATATAGATGCTCATAAGAAAACGATTCTTGATATACGGCGGTTCGAGAAGAAGTTCTTAGAGTTCTTCTCCGAAAAGGACCCGGTTAGTAAAATCAAGAAACAATCGGCAGAAAGGTTCTTAATAGAAATTAAGAAGCTTAATCTGAAGCAGAACACCATTCACGGGTACGGTAAAAGGTTTAGTCATTATTTGAATTTCCTATTTGAGTATGAATACATCCTATACTTCAAGATTAATAAGAGTATTAGGACTAAACCAGAATTAGTGCCAAAAATAACCTTTAGGGTAGAGCACTTTCAAAGAATCTTTTTTAATCTGTATCGGAAGTCGAATAATTTCATCACCGCAGTTCTTGTTCTCGCCTATACCGGTTTGAGATCAAGTGATATTCTTTCTATTCGGTGTGAAAACATTGATCTGGAGAATCGAGTAATTCGATTTTTCTCACCTAAGCGTAAACGTCACAGAGAAATCGGTTTTCATAAGGATCTTGTCCCTATTCTGAAAGGCAGAATGGAAATCGTAGGAAGCGGACCCCTTATTGGTTATAAAAGTGTTGAAAATCTTGGTCGGGCCGTGACTCAGTATTTCAAGCAAATAGGAATTGATGGAAACTCATATGTAACGAGGACGTTCCGGAAATCGTTTATAACCTATTGCCGAAACACTTTGAGGATGGATGCCTCTATAGTTGAATCTCTTGTTGGTCATGAGCATGGTACTGTGGCAGACCGGCACTACAATGAAATTACGCCCGAAGTTATGAAAGATGAATTATTAAAATATGATCTACCGTTAGTTCGATGGATGAATGACAATAATCCAAATTATAAGGAGGAACTATGACATAGCTCTACTAAAGAACCTTAAAGGCCCTATTCATTGAGTAGGGCTTTTTTGTTTTAATCACAGAGTGGTATCCGATTCAAGCGCTTTGTGAAATAAAATGCGCCATGCGCGCGCGTAAATAGTTCAAATAAATAATCAATCGCTAACAAAAATGAGGAGGCAGATCATGCCTTTTACAAAATTCAGACGTACACATATCTCCGCAAATGAACCAGTTATTTCGATTTACGGAAACCGATTTCATTATTCTGCATATTTCGTAAAACTCGCAGAGTTAAAAAACTACTCTTACGTTAATTATTTAATTGACGAAGAGGAGAGAAAAATAGGTTTTGAGTTTTCAAAAACTGAAAAAGAGGGTTTTTCTTACATGCTTGAAAATCGTGGAAATAAAATGTGGAGAAGCACTGCCAATGAAATTATTTCCAAATATTCTTGGATAAAGAAAGTAGCCCTTCTGAAAAATCGAAGTGTAAACAAATTCTCCGCTAAGAAGCGAGAGAACATCTGGGTTATTCAACTTTGTCCGACATTTGAATTTAGAATACCAAGGGATGAAGTAAATAAACTCGGTGAGGTGAAAGGTATCTATCGCTACCTTCTTAGAGAAGAAATTGTTTATATCGGAAAAGGTAATATTAAACAGAGAGCTTGCGATAGTGAAAGAGCCGACTGGGAATTTGACACAATAGAATACTCAATAATAGAAGATGAAGAAGAGCAGTTCAGTTGGGAATATTATTGGCTTGAAATTTATAAGGACCAAAACCATAAACTGCTTCCTTATTACAATAAAGTGTCTGGTCAAAAACCATAATTAACCGCCAATTGCTTTTGGGGGGCAATTGGCAAATTCATAAAAAATCTGGATAGATGAAAATATGAGAATATAATATTATCAATTCACCAAATGTACCATCTCTTAACAGTAAAGAACCTTCTCTTGACAAAATTATCTCCAAATCTTTCATAAATTTTACACATCCCTTTACATGGCCACTTTAAAGGCTTTAAGAGGACAAGCTCGATATTCATCACCCAATGTTCTCCACTGCTTTTTCAACTCTTCCTTGACTTCCATATCCTTAAAACTTAATTTGTAAAAACAAATGATGGCGTTGGACCGTGTGACTAAATCCCACATAAATTATTTTTCATGAATTTTGAGAAGATGCCACTCGTAAACGTAATTGCTATGAGCCCGCCAAAGCGGATCTTGTAAAAATGTGGTGGTAATTAAATTTTTTTATCATCAAGTGAAGATGAGGTTTCTTGTTTGATTGTTTTATCAATAAAAGCGAATTTGCAATAGTTATTAATATTCATGTGTTCTTCTGAATACATTTATGGTGCCTCCCAGTTTAAATACAAATATGAGGAAATTCAGTTTGATTCGATTTGAAACTTAAATGAAATCATAATAATGGTAACATATTTTACTTTTGTCTGGGGTAAATCCAACGCTTAACGCGGGAATAAATTCTTCAAGCGTATTGTTCTAAGTTCATTTAAACTAAAATAAATAATTATGGCATGGATACAAGGGATATTTCAAAGCAAATATAATAGACAAAATATAAAGGCAAATGTTAATATCAGATGAATTAAAATTCTCTTCTATTAGAGACAACCATAAACATGGCTCAGTTGCTGAGTTTCTTAAAAACAATATTGGTAATAAATCAAATTTATCGATTGTCTCTGCTTACTTCACTATTTATGCTTATGAAAAACTCAAAGAACAGCTCGACTCTATAGACCATTTGCGTTTCCTTTTTGGTGAACCAACTTTTATTAAATCTATTGACCCGGCCAAGTTGAACAAACGAGATTTCAAAATTGAAGATGATAGTTTAGTTGTCCCTATAAATAGTAAGCTTTCTCAAAAGGCTATTGCAAGGGAATGCTGCGATTGGATTAATAGTAAGGTGGAAATCAAATCTATGGTCAAACCTAATTTTCTCCATGGCAAACTCTATCTCATCGAGAATAGCAATGGTGTTAAAGAATCCGTTATGGGTAGCTCAAACTTTACCGTAAGCGGTTTAGGCTTAGGCGGAAGCCCAAATATTGAACTCAACATGGTGATTCAAGATCGCCGTGATCTTGAAGACCTTTCCAATTGGTTTAATGAGCTGTGGGAAAATAAAGATGGTTTAGTAGAGGATGTTAAAGAACAAGTTATTAAATATCTTGAACAGCTTTATGTTGAAAACGAACCAGAGTTTATTTATTTCAAAACACTTTATCATATTTTTGAAAATTATCTTTCTGAACAACAGAAAGGCGGATTGTTAACCGAACAAACTGGTTTTTTTGAAAGTGAAGTATGGAATATGCTTTACGATTTTCAAAAGGATGGTGTAAAAGGTGCAATCAATAAAATACTAAAACATAATGGATGTATAATTGCCGATAGTGTTGGACTTGGTAAAACATTCGAAGCTTTAGCTGTAATAAAGTATTTTGAACTTCTTAATAATCGCGTGCTTGTTCTTTGTCCAAAAAAGCTTTCATCAAACTGGACTGTTTTCCAAGCTGGCCAAAGTAATCAGCTTAATCCATTTAGAAAGGATAGATTCAATTATACTGTATTATATCACACCGATCTTTTAAGAACTTCCGGTAAATCAGATGCCAACGGAATTGATTTAGAAAATATAAATTGGGGTGCTTTTGATCTGATAGTAATTGATGAAAGCCATAACTTTCGTGGAAATCCTCTCGAAAAAACATTAGATGATGGCACAACTCGCATGAACCGTGCAAAATGGTTGATGGAAAAAATCATCAAGTCCGGAGTCAAAACTAAAGTGCTTCTTTTATCAGCAACTCCCGTAAATAACAATCTGCGCGATCTTCGTAATCAAGTTTATCTTATTACTGAAGGTAAAAGTGATGCATTGTTGGAAACTTCACAAATCAAGGATATTTCTCAGACACTTAAAACTGCTCAAAATCAATTTACTCGATGGGCAGACAAAACCAACAAACAAAAAACTGTTAAACAACTGCTCGAAAGATTAGATTCTTCTTTCTTCAAGTTATTAGATGAACTTACTATTGCCCGCAGCAGAAAGCATATTCTGAATTTTTATAACATTAATGCTGTTGGTCAATTTCCTATTCGCTTAAAGCCACATTCCGTTTATCCTAATATTGATCTTAATAATCGTTTTTTTACTTATGATGCACTGAACAAAAAAATTCTCGAATACAAGCTTTCTATTTTTAATCCTTCCAAATATGTCAAGCCACAGTTTAAAGTAAAATATGAAAAAGAAACTGAAACTGAATTGCAAGGTTTTAATCAAGCAAAACGAGAAGTACTACTAATTGGTATGATGAAGATTAATTTCTTGAAGAGACTCGAAAGCTCTATTGAATCCTTTGAAATCTCAATGGATCGCACCATTACTAAAATTGAATCTCTAGAGAATAGAATAAATGAATTTCTTAAAGCAAAATCCCCCTCTAATGAGGAATCTTTAGATCAATTTATACCCGATGAAAATGAACAAGAAGAAAACTCCGATGAGCTTGAGCAATGGCAAGTGGGCAAAAAACTGAAATTTGATCTTGCCGATCTTAATCTTGATGATTGGAAAAACGATTTAGCAGTTGATAAAGCAGCCCTTATCGATTTATATAACAATGCGAAAGCCGTTACTGTAGATCGTGATGCAAAATTGAAAGAACTCAAAACTTTGATTGAAAGGAAAATTCAGAAACCTTTTAACGGAAATAACAAAAAGTTATTAATTTTCACTGCCTTTGCGGATACTGCGGAATACCTCTACAATTCTTTAAATGAATTTGTGAGGAAGAATCTTAACCTGCACATCGCTTTAGTTGCCGGATCATTTTCAAAAACAACTTTTGGCAAAAATGAATTTCTTAATATCCTTACAAATTTCTCGCCGGTTTCTAAAAATCGTTCTTCAATTAAATCACTGCCGCAAGATGATGAGATAGATATTCTTATTGCCACAGATTGTATAAGCGAAGGGCAAAACCTACAAGATTGTGACTACCTTATTAACTACGATATCCATTGGAATCCTGTTCGTATTATTCAGCGCTTTGGTCGTATTGATCGTATTGGAAGCAAGAATTCGGAAATTCAGTTGGTCAATTTCTGGCCTACTAAAGACCTTGATAAATATATTTACTTAAAAGAACGTGTTGAAGCTCGGATGGCTCTTGTAGATGTTACAGCTACCGGAGAAGATAATATTCTTAATACAGAACAGATAGAAGATTTGATAACAGAAGATTTGAAATACCGTAACAAGCAGCTCAAAAAACTTCAAAATGAAGTGTTGGATCTGGAAGAACTCGATGAGAATATTTCACTTACAGATTTCACCTTGGACGACTTCAGAATAGAGTTAATGAATTTTATTGAGAACAACAAAGAAAGATTAAAAGAAGCCCCGCTTGGTCTTTATGCTGTAGTTCCTTCTCCCTCCGGTAGATATGCTGAAAAAAAAGAATTGAGTTTGTTCTCTAATTCTGAAAATGAAATTATTAAGCCCGGTGTTGTTTTCTGTCTTAAACAAAAAGGGAATTCTGATGGCAACGAAGAAGTAAATCCTCTCCAACCCTATTTCCTGGTTTACATTCGTGATGATGGAACCGTTCGGTTTAATTACACTAATGCAAAACAAATTCTTGAAGTCTACAGGCTTATGTGCCAGAACAAAAAAG
Coding sequences:
- a CDS encoding DEAD/DEAH box helicase family protein, which translates into the protein MLISDELKFSSIRDNHKHGSVAEFLKNNIGNKSNLSIVSAYFTIYAYEKLKEQLDSIDHLRFLFGEPTFIKSIDPAKLNKRDFKIEDDSLVVPINSKLSQKAIARECCDWINSKVEIKSMVKPNFLHGKLYLIENSNGVKESVMGSSNFTVSGLGLGGSPNIELNMVIQDRRDLEDLSNWFNELWENKDGLVEDVKEQVIKYLEQLYVENEPEFIYFKTLYHIFENYLSEQQKGGLLTEQTGFFESEVWNMLYDFQKDGVKGAINKILKHNGCIIADSVGLGKTFEALAVIKYFELLNNRVLVLCPKKLSSNWTVFQAGQSNQLNPFRKDRFNYTVLYHTDLLRTSGKSDANGIDLENINWGAFDLIVIDESHNFRGNPLEKTLDDGTTRMNRAKWLMEKIIKSGVKTKVLLLSATPVNNNLRDLRNQVYLITEGKSDALLETSQIKDISQTLKTAQNQFTRWADKTNKQKTVKQLLERLDSSFFKLLDELTIARSRKHILNFYNINAVGQFPIRLKPHSVYPNIDLNNRFFTYDALNKKILEYKLSIFNPSKYVKPQFKVKYEKETETELQGFNQAKREVLLIGMMKINFLKRLESSIESFEISMDRTITKIESLENRINEFLKAKSPSNEESLDQFIPDENEQEENSDELEQWQVGKKLKFDLADLNLDDWKNDLAVDKAALIDLYNNAKAVTVDRDAKLKELKTLIERKIQKPFNGNNKKLLIFTAFADTAEYLYNSLNEFVRKNLNLHIALVAGSFSKTTFGKNEFLNILTNFSPVSKNRSSIKSLPQDDEIDILIATDCISEGQNLQDCDYLINYDIHWNPVRIIQRFGRIDRIGSKNSEIQLVNFWPTKDLDKYIYLKERVEARMALVDVTATGEDNILNTEQIEDLITEDLKYRNKQLKKLQNEVLDLEELDENISLTDFTLDDFRIELMNFIENNKERLKEAPLGLYAVVPSPSGRYAEKKELSLFSNSENEIIKPGVVFCLKQKGNSDGNEEVNPLQPYFLVYIRDDGTVRFNYTNAKQILEVYRLMCQNKKEPYDALCQLFNEDTKHGEDMSIYSSLLQKAIQEISNVFKKRAAQKLVSDRGALLIPKEKQINEMNDFELVTWLVIK
- a CDS encoding tyrosine-type recombinase/integrase, producing the protein MARVRVRGKFWHIQWYDRELKKSQGRTLKMLCTPENEAKAKAIADKLQKELDRKNAERKGFRIRALTIGESFKHLYEVNIDAHKKTILDIRRFEKKFLEFFSEKDPVSKIKKQSAERFLIEIKKLNLKQNTIHGYGKRFSHYLNFLFEYEYILYFKINKSIRTKPELVPKITFRVEHFQRIFFNLYRKSNNFITAVLVLAYTGLRSSDILSIRCENIDLENRVIRFFSPKRKRHREIGFHKDLVPILKGRMEIVGSGPLIGYKSVENLGRAVTQYFKQIGIDGNSYVTRTFRKSFITYCRNTLRMDASIVESLVGHEHGTVADRHYNEITPEVMKDELLKYDLPLVRWMNDNNPNYKEEL